Below is a genomic region from uncultured Erythrobacter sp..
TTCGAATATGGCCGCTATGAAGCCTCTTTTCAGGGAGGCTGCGAAGGCGTCACCGCCGAATACTCGCTGCGCGACACGTCCGGCGAAGCCAAGATTCGCGTCGTCAATTCGTGTTTCAAAGACGGGTTGGATGGCGAATTCAGCCAAGCGACTGGCCGCGCCAAAGTGGTCGAGGGATCGGACGGCGCAAAGCTGAAAGTCAGTTTCTTCGGCCCGTTTTTCGGCGATTACTGGGTGCTCGACCGCTCTGAACCCGGCGCGGACGGGCTTTACCAGTGGTCCATCGTCGGCGAGCCATCGGGGCGGTATCTGTGGATGCTCACCCGCGAGGCTCAGCCCGACGCCCAATTGCAGGCGCTGTTGGAGCGCCGCGTGCGCGAGCTGGGCTATGACTGGCAGTTGGTGCGGATCACAGAGCAGCCAGAGGGATGAGCGCGCCTCTAACCATCCTGATCGACGCCGATGCTTGCCCCGTTAAAGAGGAAATCTACCGCGTCGCCGGCCGGTTCAAAGCCGAAGTGCGCGTGGTCAGCAATTCCCCCTTTCGCATCCCCGATAGCCCGCGTGTGAAGCGCGTGGTGGTCGACGACAGCTTCGACGCCGCCGATGACTGGATCGCCGAGCGCGCCGATGCGCGCAGCGTGGTGGTGACAGGCGACATCCT
It encodes:
- a CDS encoding YaiI/YqxD family protein codes for the protein MSAPLTILIDADACPVKEEIYRVAGRFKAEVRVVSNSPFRIPDSPRVKRVVVDDSFDAADDWIAERADARSVVVTGDILLAERCLKAGARVLRHNGQEFDAASIGGAIATRAIMEDLRAGMDGVGGGPAPFSKADRSRFLQALDRVLVGMGRS
- a CDS encoding lipocalin family protein, giving the protein MTHRHMRAFALTASLILAAGGLGGCVGSPGPVGNVSVPEPAKPVELNAYLGTWFEYGRYEASFQGGCEGVTAEYSLRDTSGEAKIRVVNSCFKDGLDGEFSQATGRAKVVEGSDGAKLKVSFFGPFFGDYWVLDRSEPGADGLYQWSIVGEPSGRYLWMLTREAQPDAQLQALLERRVRELGYDWQLVRITEQPEG